The genomic stretch TCAGCACGTGCAATCAGGCGACACCAGCATGGATCCAGCTTGCAAGCTTGCCTTTCTGGATGCTGATGAGTTCATAGCTGTGGGCTTCCTGGGCTCAGGCATCATCTGTTCTCCCCACTTCAGTTTCGGTTCTGCTCAGCTCTCTTTTGCCCCTTGACGGTGACAGCTGTGATGCTGAATGCGCCCAGGAAGGCGGCTGATGGGCAGATCTCTTACAGCAGCACCCCTGTTTGCTCTCACCTTGGAAAACCTCATGAGAGCTTCTTGCGAGGCAAACCAGGAccttaaatgcttttatttatgtGATCCCACAAAGTTGccaaacttcttttttccccacggAAGGAAACTCCTTCCCGTGCCTGTGCCAGCCGGCAGCTGATAAGAGCCCACCAGTGCGCGGCGGAGATCCCACCCGTGTCGATGGCCCCGGCGCACTGGAAatgggttatttttcttcctttgcactGAAAAATCTGTACAACAAATATTCCCCGAGAGGCTGTATTCATTCCTGGTATGTCCACTTGCAATAATAGCTCTGCTGGCTGTTGTGCAATCGAGCAGACCGCCTGGATGGagcaggtttggtttgggtgtAACCCTTTGGGTACCGAGGGTGAGCTCCATTTGTGGGTCCATGTGGTGGAGGGGAGTTGGGGGTGGTGGGTGAAATCCAAACGTGCTGTTTGGGAGGCCTggagcctggggaagagaaggctcagaagAGACCCAATAACAGCcctccaatacctaaaggggctacaagaagtctgttgcatccctggcagtgctcaaggccaggttggatggggcttggagcaagctgctccagtggaaggggtccctgcccgtggcaggggttggagctgggtgagctttaaggtcccttccaacacaagccagTCTGGGGTTCTGATTCTGCCTGGGGAGAGAAAGGGGGGCAGCTGGTTTGCCCATTGGCCCTGTGGGCATCCAAGTGGTGGCCACtgtgggcacaggcagggaccgcTGTGTTGGCTTTCGAGCCACTTTGTGGCCGTCTGTTTCCTCTCATCCATGGGAGCAGCCTGCGGAGCAAGATCCCCCCTGCCAGCTGTGGAGCACGATGTAAAACAGCAGCGAGTTTAGGCCATGACTTCAGTTCTCCCGCTCGTGGGATGATCTCAGGCCGTGTCCAGGTGAAACGTATCCCCACTTCCCACCCTGCGCTGGCCCCATTGGGCAGCGCTATGAGAAGCGGTCGGAGATCCATCGAACACCAACCCATAATTAATTAACTTCCATGGTTTGACTCCATCCATCCACAGCTCCCCCTTAAAAGCTTATTTCAGGGCACGCAGACTTCAAGGCTTTCTTCAGGCCTGCGGGGATTAAATCTGGGAAAAACTGTGGGTCTTATGTATGTAATTGCATCAAGGAAATGCTCCAAAGAAAAGCTTCCTGCTAGGTTTTCCCGGTGGGAAAACGAAACAACTCTTTTTGACTTACTTTAAAACCAGGGCTACATAGAAATACGCATATTTATCCCATCGTGCTGCTTTGTCTAGAGAGCATAGAGCAGAATAGGCTCAGGAAAGATGCGCAAGTGGAACTAAACCAGAGGAATTCGACAGAAAATCGGCCAGCGTGCCCTTGGGTTCAGTTTGAACCCCGAGCTTGTAATTTCTGGTGAAAGCAGAAAGCCGTCGGCGCTGTGCGGTGGTGTGGGATGCTGGAGCCGCGTGGGAAAGGCGGCATTTGGGAAAGGCTGCCGGAATGGGGGGGGTCATTTTTCATTCCTCGGATAAGAAATTAACCCCTCCGCGCCCTGGGGAGCGCTGCCAAGGagagtgctgctgctcctctgcgTGCTCAGGCTGTTTCCCTTCCTGCAAAGGCAGAACTTCTCTGTTTCCCTTCAGACTTAACCCATTGAAGCGGCAGTGGCAGGAGCGCGGTGAGCCTGGAGGGGTGCCAGCAGCTCCGTTCTGCACACAGGGTGATGGAAGTGGGGCTTTTCCCCTGCTAACAGGAGCAGCTTGGTTCTGCTGCTTGTTGAGCAGTGGGAACcgtgctggtgctgctctgtgATGTGAGTCCCCAGTGAGAGCCCCCGGGTCCCAGTGGGATGCTTCCACTTCTCGGGATACTCTTTTCCACCCTGGAAGAGCCTCACGGTGGGGGTGTGGGGAGCTCCACAGTGTCCGAACCCCTCTACCTTTGCTAGCATGAAGTTGTTGCAAGTTCAGTGCAGAGATTGAGAGGTTTTACCCTTGTTGCCAGCCTGGGGGTGCAACAATCCAGGATGCCCTATAGGAACAGGGGTGCAGGGGCTTGGGATGGGCGCTCTGCCCATTGCTGAGCCGCATGCCAGGAATACCCTGCCCGAAATCACACCTCTGTGAGCTTCCCCCTGCCTGCAGTTTGAAGTTTGCATTGATACCCCACTGCAAAGGGCTGGAGGATTCTATACAGACAGTCCCACAGGAGTCCAGGGGCTCCTTATCCCATCACACAGCATCCAGGCATGGCACAGTGGGTCAGGCATCCTGTGCCTGCGCCATGGTTGCGCACGGCGGCGTTCCTGCCATCACCCTGTCCTGTTCAGCATCTCCTAGGAGCGGTGGATGGACGGGCATGACGTGAGGGTCCGGAGCTGCGGGCAGGAGGGAAAAGCATTGAGGGGCTGTTTTCTGCTCCATGCATAGGAACGGGGCTTCGGGAGGATCAATTGGGGACGCTGAGACCTTCTGCAGCATCTACTGAAGGTGCCGCCTTTTAACCACAGCAGCCACTCGCGTTTCCTTGGGAGAGGCGCTCCGCAGAATAACTAATGGGATCAGCCCGGGAGGGTGCAGCATGCGGAGGGCGAGCTCcggctgcagcctgcagcatcAGGTATAATAAGAGCCGTGGTGTGAATAAGTGACCGTGCTCTCCGTAGCCCTTCCTGCGGAGGGAGGCAGCCGGGTGACAGCCCAAGCAGCGCTCCGCGCTTTGTGTTCTATGGAGAAAGATACCGGTGCTCTGAAAAGTAACTCGTTTTGTGCGGCGGGCTCCAGCTGTCCTCGGAAAGGTCGTACGAGAGCGATGGGGCTGCTTGATTGGAAAATTAATCCCTCTTTTTGTGCTTCTCGTGTTTAAACGTGTATTTGCTTCCTGGGCAAGGTCACTGCTCAGTGACAAACTTTCCGACAACTGGAAAAGGCATGCTTGCTGCTCCGAGCCCTTCACTGCCGGCTCTTGGCATGGGAAAAGATGCTTTTGAGGGAGGCAAGCGCTTCTGCTCCCTGATGGGCTTCCAGGTGGAAGGTAACAGGACAAGATGCTTCCTAACGGTAGTTTCTCCTCTCACCATGAAGTGCTAAAGCCgttgctgcagtgcaggagaaCACAACAGCAGAGCTCAGAAAAATGTGTGTTATAGCTAATGAGACTGTGCTAatgtgctgctcagcagggatgAATTATCTTCTTATTTATAGCCACAGGGTTAACTGTTTCCTATTTCAAATTGCTAGCGAGATGCTCTGGGAGAATGAAAATCACATATACTTGTCTTTGCGGTTGAGTTAATTTGTTCTTTATATCTTCGGGGGTGTGATATTTGTTCTTTATATCTTCTGGGGTGTAATGGTGCTCTCCTttctgctggctggggtggatGGGGGAGCAGGCAGACACTTACATTGCCTGGCAAGTTGGACAGAGAGAAATAGAGGTGAAACGTGCCTGTAAAGAGCCAGTGTTTGAGACAAGGCTAGTTAAAAAGGCAGTACATTGTCCCTGCAAATGGGCTGCCTCAGGGAATAAAACCACTCTGTGCTGTTGCCTTCTCATATCTGgcttcttgttttccttctgtgtttacTTACTCCTGCCTTGAGAAAAGCAACGGAATTCAACTCCGGATTAATCTTCCCCGCAGCCTTCCTGTGTAGTAAAGGTAGCGATCAGCGATGCTGTGCACGTGGGGATGTCGCCTGCCTGGAGAGGAAAATCAGTGTTCTTCAGTTGCATTTAATAGAGGAAAACTTATCAACTGTAGAACCCGGCAGAGGGGCAGGGTAACAGGTATTAGGATTGTGAGCCACCTAAAAGTGCTCCCCTGCCCTGAGCTGTGGGCTGGACACTGGGTGCACAGGAatgctgcttctggcagatTACTTCCTATTTTTCATATCATCCTTATTAGGGACAGGCATTGGAGAGCAGCCATGGGCTCCAAAGAGCCATGTTTTTTGGCTGTAATCCATCCACCCCATGCCTGAGCTGCCCcaggggggagaggggaacATCTGCAAGCTGGTATTCAGCATCCTTTTACAAGGTGATTTCGAAGTAGATTGGTCAAAGGAGGAAAGTTGGAATATCAATTTGGGCTGCAGAACTGGGACCCAGCCAGCTCATAAATGAAGCAAATAGATGCAGTTATCTAGGTATTAAAAAGCATCCTATTAACTGGCTTTCCCACCCCCCCTTCTAAACAAATGACCTAGAAGAGTGAAGTGGAGCTGGTCAGACTGTAGCTGGGATCTGCGATCGACTGTAATCGGGaaggtaagaaaaagaaacaacatttgAACAAGACGTTAGTGTTTGTTTTGGCATCTGCTGCTTGttggcaggaggaggcagaagaaaTTGCCCTTTATGGACGTGCAGTTAATTGGAGAGCACATCAGGGGGCTGCTGGTCAAGGTGTTTCAGAAGCTCACCTGGTGTTGGATGGGCATCAGCGTTGCCATCTGGCTGTAGAGCATCGAGGAGGTACCAGTCCTGGAGGAGCTTTTGGGAGTTTGGATGTTCTTGGGTTGGGACCTTTGCAGCTTTCCATCAGGGCTATACACTGACAATAAACGTGCCTACCTGACTGACAGAACTAATAGTTTCTTTAAAAGGTTTTGATCTTTCAAACTATCTGTCCTATGGTAACAATACAGCAGGCTTTGACTTCGTTCTCCTGATGCTCTTTGTAGTTAAACCAAGAAAGTGCTTCTAGAAGAGAGTGACAGCAGCGCTGCTATACTCTCTGTATCTTATCTGTACTTCATAACCAGTTATCACTGCCACAAGAAGAAAGATGAGTTtcataatgcaaaaataattatgGGGCAAAAGGAGAATTTAGAAGCTGCAGAATGGAGAAGAATAGCAAACCAGAGCTGCTCCTGTGATAGTGCATGAGCCAGAGGTCTCGAGAGATGGCTCTGCTGAGGGATGCTGCACAAGAGAAGATGGAAAGGTGAACTGCCCTGGTGCTGGATAAGTACAGTGCCAGGTAAAGGGAGGGTAAAGGCTGGCTGAGCCCCTTCATAGGGAGCTCTGGAAGCGTGGTCAGGTGCTCAAGCCCTCGGGCAAAATACTACAGCAGAAACCGAATTCAGGCTCTGGTGGTTTGGTCAATGAGGTGAGAGCCAGGGCTTGGCGCAGGCTTTGCGCTGCTTGGTCCTACCCCTGGGACTCTCGCATAGCTCAGGGATGCACTGGACAAACAGGGATGGACTTCCAAGATGCTGTGGGACCATCTGTGACCAGGAATCTAATTCGGTACTTGAAGGAGAATCCTAAACGAGAAGCCTACAGGCCAGGAAAGATGCGAAGTTCACGGTGTACCTGATCTGAAAGCAATTTGGCTGTGGCTTAGTGCAATCTGGTGAGGTTCTCTATAACAGGATGGATGTGCTCCGAAGTAATGGCTTTCCTTTGAACAAACTTCACCATAAATTTTGAATCTTTGGTTGTTGTggatttagaaaatgaaaaggtgTCAAACCAGTAATTTCTGTGTGTATCTTATATCCCTTGCTGTTGCCAGAGATACTCTGTTGGATTTATCCAGCTTACAGGAGTCAATGAAGAGTCTCTATGCCATTTATCTCAAGCTCAGTAGAAATTACCCCAAATATCTTGTCTCTTCTCGTTTGCAGTCAAACCATCTGTAACACAGGGGGTGTTTTATACGAACTGGCTACCTGGGATGTGTCTATGAAGCACAAGTCGTTGCCACGGGGAAAGGAGCTATTGATTTAAgcagcttgaaagtgcttagcaGACAGTCCGGCTACATAATGTGGGAAAGAAGAAGGGGGGCAGGGGGTATGAAGAGGTGTAAGGCTTTAAGGGGAGATTAAGTTCAGATGAttgatctttattttaaattagaagTATCTTGTTTCTTGTCTCAAGGGTGAAGAGGCTCATCTGCCCTAGCTTGTCAGAAGATGCTTAAGTGACAGCCCGAATAGACCACACCATGGAGAAGAGCGATGGTATGGAAGCTACAGGATGTTTGTTTGCTCATTTGTTTCttgaaaagaaacccaaccaaGGCCCGAAGTAATTTCCTTActggaaatactgtaaataaCCTGTTTTCTATAGATAGGTGGTAGAGCCAGGAGATGGAAAATGCATCATTCATGTATTATGCAGACTTCCTAAACCACAGCAAAAACATGGTCACAGCTCTCAGTTCAGCGTGCATTTGTCCTGTCCTCTGTAGTGTGTAGGGCAGATCTCTGCTcccaccatagaatcatagaatggctcgggttggaaaggaccttaaggaccatgcagttccaagcccctgccatgggcagggatgcctcgccctagaccatgtcacccaaggctctgtccatccagGCTTTGCTCTTGTGCTGTATTTACCCTATGTGATGTTTTCCCTCTGTTGTTCCTCTGACTCTCAAGTGCTGCTTCCCATCAGAAAGGCGTCTGCATCTCAGTGATGCTCTGTGCCGAGCAGCACCAAAACCCTGCCAAATCCTCCTGGTCCCCATGCAGGTGCTACACCAGGATGGAGACAGAACCCCATGAAACCTGGTTTCTCTTGGTCGAGCAGCTCGTCCTCACAGGGCACAGCTCCTTTACTCAGAGGTGCAAACCAGCCCAAACCACTGTGATTTGAGAGACTTGCTACATAAGAACAAGCAATAATACAGGGGTTTTAGACCCCCAAATTTGGGGGCTGTGAATTAATACAGGCTGGATGTGATGATATGAAGTTGCATTAGGCCAGGAGCTGCGCTGCTGGAGCCGTGTGCTTGCCTGCAGTGGTTGCATGGACAAACTGTCACGCATTCCATGGTGATCTTCCTCAATTAAAAGCTGTGCTGGGTGCCGTGCAGCCGGTCACCTTGGGAAGCACGTGTTTCGCATGGATGCAGCTCTCTAAAGCAGCCCTGGCTGGCGCTGTCTGGGTCCAGCCTCTGCCCGGTGCTCTATCCATCAATCCCAAGGCATAATTTGTGAGCTGGTGTTTGCAGATGAAGCCATGCAATGATTTTCCTGCTTGCTGTGCACTACTTAGGAAAGtgaaacccaaaccaaaaagcctTGAAAGATGCAGTTGTCACAGCTTGTTTCCACCTTCTGTTTTTGAGCTGGGTTTGCTATACATCAGGTAGCTTTTTATCCTTACACAGACACGTAGCTCTGTCTGCAAATCCTGCTGTTTGCTTAATTGCCAATTAGAGCTGTGATTTCAGCAGCATTCCAGCTTCTTCAGTGCGACAATTACCTGGTTCACCTCTAGAaaacaggatcatagaatcatagaatagttagggttggaaagaacctcaagatcatccagttccaacccccctgccatgggcagggacacctcacactaaaccatcccacccaaggcttcatccaacctggccttgaacactgccagggatggagcactcacaacctccctgggcaacccattccagtgcctcaccaccctaacaggaaagaatttcctccttagatccaatctaaacttcccctgtttaagttggaacccgttaccccttgtcctgtcactacagtccctgacgaagagtccctccccagcatccctataggcccccttcagatactggaaggctgctatgaggtctccaaaaTACCTTTGAGTGTGTTGCTTGAGCTTCACCCCAAGCCTCCACCTGCCTGAAACAGAGACGAAAAAGCCATAAAACTCTAAACATTTACTTTTTAGTTCATGGTTTTGCTGTCATCAAAATTCACCATctctggttttgggttgtttcaGCAGCCAGCCAGGCATCCAAACCCGATGGAGAGAAGGAGCAGCCCCGCAGCCTCCCTTACTCCGTGGAGACGCCGTACGGCTTTCACTTGGACCTGGACTTCCTGAAGTATGTGGACGACATCGAGAAAGGGAACACCATCAGGAGGGTCCACATCCACCGCAGAGCCAAGCAGCCGAAATTCAGCACCCTGCCCCGAAACTTCAGCCTGCCCGAGAACGGCTCCCGGGGATGCGCGTCTGCCCCCAGCAAGAGCTGGACCGCCACCTCCTTCCCGCAGCGAAAGGCATCGCTGGGGGCAGAGGAAACCCTCCATCCCCTCCTGCCCAGCGAgggagccctgcctgcacccgaGGAGCCGAGCTACCGGAGGAAAGCCCTTCTGGCAGAGACGCGGCGGCAGGCGGAgatggggaggcaggagggcgAGCTCCAGAGCCGGCCGCAGCTCCTGCGAGCCTCCAGCATGCCCACTGCACTGCTGCCCAGCCAGCCAGGGGAGCCCAGGATGCCCTCGCCCCTCCGGCcacctccccagcactgccttgAGCAGAGCGGCTCCGAAGGCACGTTTCACACCGCGCCGCGTTCACCCGGCTCTGACAGCACCGTGTTAAATCTCCCGCTGGGAATGAGCTTGGAGCGGGATGTCCCCTTGGGGCAGCCCAGCGGAGGCAGCCCGGGGCTGGTGCAGACGCAGCCCCCGTGGCAGCATCCTGCGGCATCACCGCAGCTGCAGGTGGTGATGGAGAGTGGAGGTGAGGAGGGCGATGCTGCCGATGCCAGCGGTCGCTCCGCCTTGGCTGGGGGTGAAGCAGCATCACCCGCTGCCCTCCAGCTCGCAGAGGAGAACACGAACCCTGGGGAAGGGGAGTTGAGCGTGAGTGAAATCCCTCTGAACGTGCTGAAGAAGGCTGAGGAGGGAAGCGTTTTGGCTGGAGAGAGCAAAGAGAGCCGTGGTCCTCAGCCTTGTGATGCTGGAGAGAGCAAAGAGAGCCGTGGTCCTCCGCCTTGTGATGCTGGCGATGCCGGCGGGGTTGCTGCGCTGAAGCAGCAGATTGCTGCTCTGGAGGAGCAGCTGGgcaagaagaaggaagagctcGAGCAGgtcagggcagtgctgcagcagcaggatcaTGAGAtcaaggagaaggagaagagcaTTCAGTTACTGACCAGCTCCAAAGCTCAGCTGGAGGAGAAGCTGAGATGCGAAAACACCACAGAGGCCGAGCCCCCATCGAGGCGGAGCGGTGGGGCTGTGCAGTGCTCCGATGCTGCGGTGAACACCGACCTCTCGCAGGTAACTGTGGCCAAGCAAGCCCACGATAAAGGCATCAATGTCAATATCCCAGTCTCCACCAGATCCATAGGATGCAGCGTCCACAGGGCAGACAACATGAACGCACAGGCGATGGAGCTGGGTGCTTGGAGAGGTCAGGGACTGGCAGCCGCTCACACCAGTGTCAGTGGAGAGGGACGTTGTGGTGAAGCCGGCATCGAGGCTGGACCTCATGCACCGTGCTTCACCCCGCTGCAGATTGATGAGCACCTCGGTGATGACAATCAAAACCACAGGAATAACTACGATACCCAGGGTCTCGCTGCTCACGCCGGGGCTGCAGAAAGCTGTCGAGGAGCAAGAATGGGCGCAAAGGCAGGTGAAAACAAGGGCGGCTTTGGAGAAGATAAACCTCGGGATGGGCTGGAAGAGGAAGATTCCCCGGACCGTGAGGATCTCCCTGCTGTTGACCCCATTGGCCAATATGTCAAAAAGATCCAGGAGCTGTTGCAGGAGCAGTGGCTGTGCTTGGAGCATGGCTACCCCGAGCTGGCGAGCGCTATTAAGCATCCGGCTTCCAAGCTCAGCTCCATCCAGAACCAGCTGGTTAATTCCTTAAACTCGTTGCTGTCTGCCTACTCTACGCGAGGGCCTGCGGACAAGGAGAACTCAAACACACACTATCAACAGTTGGGTAAATAATACTGGCATAGGTATCAGCGTGTACAGGCCAAATCTCTTCCTATTTATTCAAGTGCTGAGCGGGGGTGATGCTGCGGTATAATTGATGTCAGTGTGACCAGAAGTAGCCTCTCCAAAACATGTATGAGAAAGGGAAATCTCTGCACATCATAAGCTATGTGATCtagaaataagcaaacaaaaagatgtAGGAGCTGGTAAGGCTGTGGCTCAGTTACACACAGGATCAGCTTCCAAAAGTGGCCTTTCTTGTGGCCACTTCCATCAAACAACCATTCTTCTTAATTGCACTAGATTTGTAAGAATGGGGGACTCCTGCTCACCCGGGGTAAATCAACGTGGGCTTCACCAGAACCAAAACCAATCCAAGCTACACGAGCTGGGAAAAGACCTGCTCCCATTCATCCAAAGTAATTTTAGCTTATATGATGATGAGGATCCAAAACCAAAGGCTGCCTGTTCATTGTTGGGTGTGGAGGGCCTTGAAGATGGATGTGACCTATTACTTATAAGCAATATATAGTGAGACTATTCAAAGTCTGATGGAAAGACTCATCCATGTAGTGTTATAGGAGATGTATATAGGAGATTTCCCATACATTAGTATATTGGagaacataaaaaagaaaacattattacAAAAGTAAAACCTACTTATACGCATAGGATACATATATAAATTCCCAGTCACTTCCTTCGTATTCCCTGTCACTTGGAGTTGTTTCAGACCCATATTTTAAAGGTGGGAGGGCAGGTTCAGGTCGTGGCCAGGTGCATCCGTAGTTTTGCAAGACACAGGAAGAATCTCACAAGATGAAGTAAGATGCTTATGGTTATGACTTGTAGTCTGCAGCTAGAGGCTGGGAATAATTACTGATAATTATGGCACATCTGCGTAATTAATCTATGactattttgtattttgctaGAAACTTCTCCAGCCACAAGTCTTAAATCCatcatgaaaaagaaaggttatGGTTTCCATGCAGGAGGCAATGGGACCAAAAAGAATCTTCAGTTTGTTGGGGTAAATGGTGGGTAAGCATCCGTCCAGAAGCTAAAACTGCCTTTTGACGTGTAATGTCGTCTGTATCGCTGAAGAAGtcattcttttcccctcttttcccctccaaaCCTCTTgattaaaaggccatttgaactGGAgcctcttttctcccttctttaaTCCAGCACTGATAACCTGTAAGTAACCCTGTAGAAAGGATGCTGGTGTTTTCAGAGCAGCGAGGGACACCCTGGGGACGCACTCTCTGCACACCCATCTTTTGGGGCCTCATCCAAAACCCAGCTGCATCGATGGGAAGTTTCCCGCTGCCTTTGGTGGGTTTTGGAGGAGGTCAGCATTGCCCGGATGGACACGCTGCCACTAACCTGCCTGCACGCTCCGGTGACAGCCAACACAGCTTGGTTCAGGGGCCTAGAAAAGACTATTTCAGTAAAGAAGGAACTACCTCGGGGTGAAGGAGACCTGTATTTTAGGTTGTGCTCCAACACCCGGTCCCCTGTGTATCCAGTGTCTAACACTCCTTGGCCTTGGAGCTACCTATCTGTATACCTATATGTGCGCTGCAGGTACATCTCTAAGAGCAGCATTGGCACATGTACTGAGGAGCACGTGTGCTGGCATGAAGAGGGCAGCACAAATTTCACTGTCCCTTCACTGTGCAAACAGCTACGTGTGCAAGTTTGGATGCTGGTTCCTGCTGACCTACGCTTCTTTGACTTCCCAGCTCAATGGCTACTGCCCTTGGGTTCATCAGGTATTACTCAAGTTGTGTAGAGCTTCCAAAAGTCGCTGAAACTGCTACAGCTTGTAGCGAGTAGAGGAATCTCGTCCAGTTTGGGATCCCTTGGAGTGAAATACTGGGTCTCATGGAAGATGTTATTAACACATTTGGACAACCAGAAGAGAGGTCTCTCAAATGGTGGACTGGAgtctgtgctggagctgcaaGCACAGTTTCTGACCAGCAGTCCATGTTTCCTATGGCTTCCCATCAGCATGCCGGCAGCTCCCAGCAAGGAGAAGGCACGCAGCCCCTGCCTGGCCATGCTGGAGCTTGTGCAATGGACATCCCTCTGAACCAACTGAGTAGTCCCTGAAGTAACCTTGCCTGCTGCTGATTAACTGCTTCTATCATGCTCCTGCTGGCTTAAGAAGGCAATAAAAGACTAACCCCAAGTTTGGCTGTGGCTCTAATCCTCTAACTTGTGCATTGCGCTGGCCTTCATCCAAGGCCCATTGGAGTCAGTGGGTGTCTTCAATGAGTCTTGGTCAGGCCCTGTGGTTGCGGATGGGGAAGGAGTGAATAACATGTGGTGTCCTCAAATAGCTATGAAACGACTTCAAGCGAAGACACGAGTTGTGAAGACAGCCCATCGGAATGCGACGTGGAGAGCGAGACAGAGAGAAGAGCTGAGGACTTGGAGCCCACACAGGAGAAAGCTGGAGGTGAAACCAAAGGGGCTTTGTCTGGGACCTCCTTGCAGGAGGGATGTGAGGACCGTGACCTGCAGGAGCCATTGGCAGAAGCAGCACCTTGCACTGAGCACAAGGATGACAGGTAATCAAAACCAGACAGTGACTGTGCTCTCCATCACGGTCCTGCAGCCACAGgatgcacagcactgcattcaCTCGCTCCTATAGGCTGGGGTCAGGGCTGCGTCTGCTTGGTGGTGGAAAGGCAGCTGCTGACCTGTAGACATGGGAAAAAGCTTTAAAGAGCGAAATACTTTTTGAGTTACTGCAGAATCTAATGGGGATTGATTCAGGCACCACGCATCACTGTGGAAAACACGGAGTGAGTCATATTTGGTGAGAATTAGCTCATTTCTCCCCTCTCATGTTAAAGCTTCACAGTAAAGTTCTTTGCAGATTCAGgaataaaggttttttttccacttgaacTTGCAGTGAAGTTGACCATACAGATCTGAGGCTCTGGACTTAAACACTTGTTTAAGTGCTTAACTTTGTACCTAAAGTCTGCATCGAGTCAATGGGACAACTTGTGCCCATGAAGTTAAGCACTTAAAGAAGAGTTGAGCATACTGTGTTCTAAACTGCATGTTCTCCTTCCTGCTTCCATGCGAGTTCTGTCCCATGATGGATTTACCAAAGTATTTTCCCTGTAGGTGCAAACCCTCTGAAGATTTCCTTGCCGACTGCCAGCTGCTCAGCAGGCACCTCTCCGAAATCAGCACCACAAGTGACAAGCATCTGGTATGGTCAGACGACCTCTGACTCAGAGTAgtcaaagagaaaggaaaagggggaaaaaaaaaagaagagggatgCTTTCTGTGCTTACTCATTGGAGTTACCACAGGAAATTCCTTTCCCCCTTAAGCTATAG from Lathamus discolor isolate bLatDis1 chromosome 3, bLatDis1.hap1, whole genome shotgun sequence encodes the following:
- the KANK4 gene encoding KN motif and ankyrin repeat domain-containing protein 4; translation: MEKSDAASQASKPDGEKEQPRSLPYSVETPYGFHLDLDFLKYVDDIEKGNTIRRVHIHRRAKQPKFSTLPRNFSLPENGSRGCASAPSKSWTATSFPQRKASLGAEETLHPLLPSEGALPAPEEPSYRRKALLAETRRQAEMGRQEGELQSRPQLLRASSMPTALLPSQPGEPRMPSPLRPPPQHCLEQSGSEGTFHTAPRSPGSDSTVLNLPLGMSLERDVPLGQPSGGSPGLVQTQPPWQHPAASPQLQVVMESGGEEGDAADASGRSALAGGEAASPAALQLAEENTNPGEGELSVSEIPLNVLKKAEEGSVLAGESKESRGPQPCDAGESKESRGPPPCDAGDAGGVAALKQQIAALEEQLGKKKEELEQVRAVLQQQDHEIKEKEKSIQLLTSSKAQLEEKLRCENTTEAEPPSRRSGGAVQCSDAAVNTDLSQVTVAKQAHDKGINVNIPVSTRSIGCSVHRADNMNAQAMELGAWRGQGLAAAHTSVSGEGRCGEAGIEAGPHAPCFTPLQIDEHLGDDNQNHRNNYDTQGLAAHAGAAESCRGARMGAKAGENKGGFGEDKPRDGLEEEDSPDREDLPAVDPIGQYVKKIQELLQEQWLCLEHGYPELASAIKHPASKLSSIQNQLVNSLNSLLSAYSTRGPADKENSNTHYQQLETSPATSLKSIMKKKGYGFHAGGNGTKKNLQFVGVNGGYETTSSEDTSCEDSPSECDVESETERRAEDLEPTQEKAGGETKGALSGTSLQEGCEDRDLQEPLAEAAPCTEHKDDRCKPSEDFLADCQLLSRHLSEISTTSDKHLRHVLSSISQEWFRVSSRKSSSPEVLAAYLKAVGAIDPQLLEMVVNLADRNGNTALHYSVSHSNFPIAELLLDTGVCRLDLQNRAGYTAVMLTPLAAAETGEDMEVVMKLLKEGDVNLRAAQGGQTALMLGVSHERDDMVRALLSCQADVNLQDEEGTTALMVACRQGNTDIVRLLLAQPGCQVALTDKGGNSALSLAQRAAHVDIAALLRAHSEQSPSLSV